CCAAGAAACTGCAACGAAAATCAAGGAGGTTGATGGATGTCGGTTCATGGGAGAAAGGTGAATGTCTTCCTGCTGACGGCAATGGCCGTCTTCTTGTTTGGTGTCTCCTCGGTCAAAGGAGAATCAAAGGATCTGGATCAGGTTCTCTCCAGAGTGGCCATTTTGGCCGATCTGACCGATGCCGAGCGCGAATTGTTCGCTCCGGCGGCCACGTTGCGACGCGTCCAGGCGGGGGAGCAGATCACGCGCCGGGGTGAAAATCCGGGCAAGATGTACTTAATCATGGACGGGAAAACCCAGGTCTGGGTCAACGGCAGCCTCGTGACGACCATCACCGGACAGACCATCATCGGTGAGACCGAGTTCCTGAACCGGCTGCCCATGTTCGCCGACGTCATGGTCGAAGAAGAAACAGATTTGATCGAGCTGGACAACGCCAAACTGACGGAAGTCATGAATGGCAATCCCAGAATCGGATACGTCATAATGCGCGAACTGGCGGTCATCGAGGCCGTGCGCCTTCGGGAAACAACGGTTTCCACAAACGAATCAGGAGAATGATTGGTCGGTGGGGCGATGGACCGGAAGATTTGTTCAAGCCCCTGGCTCATCACTAGGGTTTGACAGCCGTTTTTTGTCGTCCCCTGGATGATCGAGTCTTTCTGCGAGTTCCAGAACCGTTCGTGCCACGTATCGCATCTCGGTTATCAGGGCGTGGAAGCGGATGATGTCATCGAGATCGAAGCGCAAGGTTTCGCCCTGATGGCGAATGAGTTGAAGTCGTTCGTTGACGGATTCGAGGACCGGGGCGAGGGGGGGAATGTCGACCGGCTCGGAGCGATGGGCCACGGCCCGAGCCAGGACCGGCAGGGCCGTCAGGGTGGTTTCGGCCAAAGCCTCGAGCTGGGGTCGCAGCAGGCTCAAGGCCGGGATGGGGGATTCCACGGCGTGTTCCATGGCCGTCAAGTGTTCTTCGAGGCGTTGTTCCAGCCGGAAGATGCCACGGAGGAATTCGACCCGTTTTTTCGATCGGGGTTCCTTGAAGCCTGACCTGATCAAGGTCTTGTTGTCGTCTCGCAGGGTCCTGAGTCTGGCCCGGGCCTCGACGACGTCCCTGGAGGTGTCCTGGTCCTCGAATTCGGCCCGGATCAGGGCCCGGTAGAGGTTGGCGCAGGTGTTCAAGGCCTCGGCCAGACCCCGTCCCAGGCCAGTGGCGGCCCGCAGGGGGAAAACGAGCAGGGACACGGCCAGGGCCACGGTAATGCCCAGGGCCGTTTCCAGAAAGCGGACGGCCCCGATTTCGACCACGCTCTCTCCGGGCTCCCCGAGCATGAGAACGATGGCCGCGGTGATGCCGGCCAAGCGAAGGGCCTCGTTGAGCCCAGGAATGATGGCGCAGATGGTCAGGGTGGCGAAAACGGCCACAACCATGGCTGCGGTCGGGTCCGGGACGATTAGCCCCATGAGGACGGCCACGATGGCCCCGACGAGAGTCCCCAAAAGCCGGATGCCCCCGGCGTGGACGCTTCCTCCGAGGTCGGCCTGCATGACGATGATGGCCGAAATCACGGCCCACAGGCTCTGGTCGAGTTCCAAGGCCTCGCAGGCCAGGGCGGCGATCAGGGCGGCCAGGGCGGTCTTGAAAGGGT
The sequence above is a segment of the Deltaproteobacteria bacterium genome. Coding sequences within it:
- a CDS encoding cyclic nucleotide-binding domain-containing protein — protein: MSVHGRKVNVFLLTAMAVFLFGVSSVKGESKDLDQVLSRVAILADLTDAERELFAPAATLRRVQAGEQITRRGENPGKMYLIMDGKTQVWVNGSLVTTITGQTIIGETEFLNRLPMFADVMVEEETDLIELDNAKLTEVMNGNPRIGYVIMRELAVIEAVRLRETTVSTNESGE